A single Saccharolobus shibatae B12 DNA region contains:
- a CDS encoding RNA methyltransferase gives MMFPFPRYKPLNVALFLSIFDIENSLLEITLKLSFILRVTNTFRVNKIYWITDSVNSAKLEKIIKDLTKYALLPPYLKKYVPISRNLKKVGLMSPLAIPYHLIFKQVVEGEIRLGFKGDFGLKKRINSSSKSILITDSLKVGYIDYSGFYYSGVKNEFVDFNKILNFDNLIIASRNGKNPLKAKEELANLYSKYGLTLLIGPPAGNLLQRLGKQYLDKSYNFVIKQGVLDIRAEEALAYSLSILNLLLS, from the coding sequence ATGATGTTTCCTTTTCCACGCTATAAGCCCTTAAATGTTGCTCTTTTTTTGTCTATATTTGATATTGAAAATTCTCTTCTTGAAATTACGTTAAAACTTTCATTTATACTTAGAGTCACAAATACGTTTAGAGTCAATAAAATTTACTGGATAACAGATTCCGTAAATTCTGCTAAATTAGAAAAAATAATTAAAGATCTTACAAAATATGCTCTTTTACCTCCGTATCTTAAAAAATATGTTCCTATAAGTCGTAATTTAAAGAAAGTTGGTTTAATGAGCCCCCTGGCAATACCATATCACCTTATTTTTAAACAAGTTGTTGAAGGCGAGATAAGATTAGGCTTTAAGGGTGATTTCGGTTTAAAAAAGAGAATAAATTCATCATCAAAGTCCATTCTGATTACTGACTCCCTAAAAGTTGGTTATATCGATTATAGTGGTTTCTATTATAGCGGAGTTAAAAACGAGTTTGTAGACTTTAACAAGATACTCAACTTTGACAATCTTATAATTGCCAGTAGGAATGGAAAAAATCCCTTAAAAGCAAAGGAAGAGTTGGCCAACTTGTACAGTAAATATGGCCTTACTTTGCTTATTGGACCACCAGCTGGAAATCTATTACAAAGGTTAGGTAAACAATATTTGGATAAGTCATATAACTTCGTTATTAAACAAGGAGTTTTAGATATAAGGGCAGAAGAGGCATTGGCTTATTCTCTGTCTATTCTA